One Candidatus Zixiibacteriota bacterium genomic window carries:
- a CDS encoding PorV/PorQ family protein, protein MRRFLFLGVLLMVILCLTVQSFAQVSLSTVLFLRIAAGARAAGMGEAFVAVADDATATHWNPAGLGLYPLASTWIEYKGKTDNQFKALALLKNDIPESNYNKYDLWAISGSDLYAWKSMKIKRKSKPEDILVSLIAPPIIGILSYLAPAYSNKEWRNFESYTVSSGETAESIVRKFTQVQDETRLRKMLDQVASQNCGANRDSLENLKNKILTLSPQDSPRHQDLQRALENLLSAWGNLLVQRGALSEFLNLAVSSLNDSALNTQKEESLINAARKPILRSLPEKLEVPYSLIFMDSLNFLTSDENNLWVGANSGLYRYDGKVWRRFSIQDGLVSDKALSMAFTPGGTAFVGTDSGVVRFDGKSFSRIYLAPEVKDQRVTQIVAKNDKEIWAATPGALLNFDGNLFVPYFMLTVKSPEEYDQQIKQYMEREDEQKLLLADKRFGDLNYIGKEQITSSQPLKIEYNLPLEGKVTCLAFDKKGGLLVGTENGLLKFDEGKWKKYGYRKYEVKDEKTVEDVAAKFLPYKDNDRIENLSLKIMEYNHLPSRELIPGQVLYVYANSLGSRILSIAMVGENNLFVGTEFGTLRFDGETWGKYYHSDLEKAQTNSIIYKDKDIFFGTDDQVVIYAHAKRELTFMHAALLPELAEDVNYEYLSYVQNTENWGTLGGNITFISYGVIQRTDESGNLLGELSPYEAALTLSYGTRMGNRLALGLGAKFIYSHLSDQGAGKERGSGTGSSFAIDAGLIYKTPLKRLTLGAAITNLGPNVSYIDVDQSDPLPRNLALGFAYKIFDTPYNKLTAVGEINKELVDVGGIGNIVSQAVKNVGVEYWYANYVALRAGYIYDKVGDIKTSTFGAGLRISLLRVDFAYVPANKNVALANTTRISGTIRF, encoded by the coding sequence ATGAGGCGTTTTCTTTTTCTTGGAGTGCTTTTGATGGTGATACTTTGCCTGACAGTGCAGTCCTTTGCTCAGGTGAGTTTGTCCACAGTTCTTTTCCTGAGAATAGCCGCCGGGGCAAGAGCTGCAGGAATGGGTGAAGCTTTTGTGGCGGTAGCGGATGACGCCACAGCCACTCACTGGAACCCGGCTGGTTTAGGGCTTTATCCTTTAGCCAGCACCTGGATTGAGTATAAAGGAAAAACAGACAATCAGTTCAAAGCCCTGGCTCTTTTAAAGAATGATATTCCGGAAAGTAATTATAATAAATACGATCTTTGGGCAATCTCAGGGAGTGATCTTTATGCCTGGAAAAGCATGAAAATCAAGAGAAAATCTAAACCTGAAGACATTCTCGTTTCTCTAATCGCACCTCCAATTATCGGTATTCTAAGTTATCTTGCACCTGCATATAGCAATAAAGAGTGGAGGAATTTTGAGAGTTATACTGTATCATCTGGTGAGACAGCAGAGAGCATCGTGAGGAAGTTTACTCAGGTGCAGGACGAGACCAGGTTAAGAAAAATGCTGGATCAGGTTGCTTCGCAGAATTGCGGGGCAAATAGAGATTCACTGGAAAATCTCAAGAATAAAATCCTAACTCTTTCTCCTCAGGATTCCCCGCGCCACCAGGATTTGCAGAGGGCATTGGAAAACCTTCTTTCCGCCTGGGGGAATTTACTGGTTCAAAGAGGAGCCCTTAGCGAGTTTTTGAATCTTGCAGTCAGTTCCCTCAACGATTCGGCCTTAAACACACAGAAAGAAGAATCGCTCATCAATGCAGCCAGAAAACCAATCCTCAGATCTCTGCCTGAGAAGCTCGAGGTGCCTTACAGCCTGATTTTTATGGATTCCCTGAATTTCCTAACTTCAGATGAGAATAACCTCTGGGTAGGTGCCAACAGCGGGCTTTACAGATATGACGGAAAAGTGTGGAGAAGGTTCTCAATCCAGGACGGACTGGTCTCGGATAAAGCTTTATCCATGGCTTTTACTCCCGGAGGAACTGCCTTTGTGGGGACCGACAGCGGGGTGGTCAGGTTTGATGGCAAGAGTTTTTCCAGGATATATTTGGCCCCTGAGGTCAAAGACCAGAGGGTCACTCAGATTGTAGCAAAGAATGACAAGGAGATCTGGGCAGCTACCCCTGGGGCACTCTTAAATTTTGACGGGAACCTTTTTGTTCCTTATTTTATGTTGACGGTTAAGTCTCCGGAAGAATACGACCAGCAGATAAAACAGTATATGGAGCGTGAAGATGAGCAGAAACTGCTGCTCGCCGATAAAAGGTTTGGGGATTTAAACTACATTGGAAAAGAGCAGATAACTTCCAGTCAGCCTTTAAAAATAGAATATAATTTACCCCTCGAGGGAAAGGTGACTTGCCTGGCATTCGATAAAAAAGGCGGTCTTCTGGTAGGTACTGAAAATGGTCTTTTGAAATTCGACGAAGGGAAATGGAAAAAATACGGTTACCGGAAATATGAGGTGAAAGACGAAAAAACGGTGGAGGATGTCGCAGCAAAGTTCTTACCCTATAAGGACAATGACCGGATTGAAAATCTTTCTCTAAAGATCATGGAATATAACCATCTGCCTTCCAGGGAATTAATACCGGGCCAGGTGCTGTATGTCTATGCCAATTCCTTAGGCAGCCGCATACTCTCCATAGCCATGGTAGGGGAAAATAATCTTTTCGTGGGAACCGAATTCGGGACTTTGAGATTCGATGGCGAGACCTGGGGGAAATATTATCACTCTGACCTGGAGAAAGCACAGACTAATAGCATAATCTACAAGGATAAGGATATTTTCTTTGGTACTGATGACCAGGTTGTGATCTACGCTCATGCGAAAAGGGAACTCACCTTTATGCATGCTGCTCTTCTTCCAGAGCTGGCAGAAGATGTCAATTACGAGTATCTTTCCTACGTTCAGAATACCGAGAACTGGGGAACCCTTGGAGGGAACATAACCTTCATCTCCTATGGTGTGATTCAAAGGACTGACGAGTCCGGCAACCTTTTGGGGGAATTAAGCCCTTATGAGGCGGCATTAACTCTGTCCTACGGAACCAGAATGGGAAACAGGCTGGCTTTGGGATTGGGCGCTAAGTTCATCTACAGTCACCTTTCTGACCAGGGAGCGGGCAAAGAAAGGGGGAGCGGTACCGGCTCCTCGTTTGCCATTGACGCGGGGCTTATCTATAAAACCCCCCTCAAGAGACTGACCCTAGGTGCAGCGATTACCAATTTGGGACCAAACGTTTCCTATATCGACGTGGATCAATCTGATCCCCTTCCCAGGAACTTGGCTTTGGGATTTGCTTACAAGATTTTTGATACCCCTTATAATAAGCTAACCGCAGTAGGGGAAATAAATAAAGAGCTGGTGGATGTTGGTGGCATAGGAAATATCGTAAGCCAGGCAGTGAAGAATGTCGGCGTGGAATACTGGTATGCCAACTATGTGGCATTAAGGGCTGGGTATATCTACGATAAGGTAGGGGATATAAAAACCTCTACTTTTGGCGCGGGACTGAGGATAAGCCTTTTAAGAGTAGATTTTGCCTACGTTCCAGCAAACAAGAATGTAGCATTAGCCAATACCACCAGGATCTCAGGAACAATAAGGTTTTAA